The Zygotorulaspora mrakii chromosome 4, complete sequence nucleotide sequence CCCAAACTGCTTTTGTACGCTTTCgctcaaaaattcatcTACCACACTGTCTATTGGCTTTTCTTTGGTAAATTCTTGATCAAAGTTACTAGTATCCATTGCACTTGTTACAGGTGGCTTGTATGGAGGAATATAGCCCTTCATTAATAGACGCTTCCATGACATTTGACTAAAGAACGGATGATGCTTTATTTCCTCGGCACCAGCGTAGCCCAGTCTTCTCTTTGGATCACGACTCAATAATCCTATGAGCAAATCTTTTGCGTCCCTATCGAAACCGTCAGGAAACCTCAGTGGTTCTTgtagaatttttttatacATTTTTGGAACATCTTCGTCATAATATGGAGGTAGACCCGTCAACATTTCATATAGAAGAACACCCAAGGTCCACCAATCAACAACCTTCGAATAACCTTGTCCCAGTAAAAGTTCAGGTGCCAAGTACTCGGGAGTGCCACAAAAAGTGTCAGTTTTATCCTTATCTTTCATGTTTAATTTACATAATCCGAAATCACATAATGCAATGTGGCCTTGGTAGTCCAACAAAATATTCTCTGGCTTTAAATCACGGTAGATAACGTCAAGATCATGCAAAGTTTCCAATGCACATAGCAGTTCCGCTGTATAAAACCTAGCACGAGACAAATCAAATCTTCCTTCCTTCTGTAAGTGATAAAAAAGCTCTCCACCATTGATAAATGCCAATACTAAGTATAATTTTTCAGGAGAttgaaatgaaaatttcagagGAACAATAAAAGGACACTCAACACGAGCTAAAACTGTCCTTTCCGCTAGAGTATGTGTAACTTCAGACTTGGAGACAATGTATGTCTTCCTTATTGCCTTTAAGGCATAAATTTTCTGCGTATCTTTCTTTCTAACCTGCATAACTTTTCCAAATGAACCTTTACCGAtgactttcaaaagatcaaaatcatcaattgacAAAGGCTTGTTTTTAGAGGGTTTATAATCGACACTGATATTAATTCTCCCATAGCCATTTTCAAGTTCCACCCAATGATGATTAAATAGTCTGATAGTTGCTGCAGAATCAAATTGTAAATTAACCGgcagatgaaaagaatccAGATGAATatcttgatttgaatttatctTTTGTAGCATAGcattcatcttttcatctgcAGCACACATTTCCTGTTGCCAAGTCTTTGATGGCAGCAAAATGGATGGTATTCTCGCAAAGAcatcaattttcaaatatggCATCTTTCTAGTGACATCaaatgttgatattttattGAACACAGGTTGGGCCATGGTACCACGTTCAGGTTCAATAGTAGCAACCGTATTATCAAACTCGATAGTGAAATAAAGCAGTGGGTTCAAAGCTGTAGAGCCTGGTAGCATTATTGTTGAAGGGATGAACTTCGTGCTTTGATCTCCTGGCAGTAGGATATCGTCAGCAGGACCCTGCTTTTGTAACTGTATCCTAGATAATTGGGAGGTTAATGAGTCTATTTCTAGCGAATTCGTTCTTTGAGCGTCAGCTCCGGAACTCAACAATTTGCTCAGTATCGGCTCATTAGAAGTAATAGGGAATGGAAGTCCGAAATTATCTCCATTATATACTTTGATGGTCATAATACCGGCACTGGTATTGGTGTTGTGAGGATGGAACGAAGATGACGATATTACACTCTCATCGTGTTTTGTTGATGAAGTGGGGATATCATGATTAACGCGACTAGTATCAGAAGAAGGTCCATCACTTACACCGCTGGCCACGTCCTCCCTCACTGCCGAAGCAGTTGAAGATGCATCGTGGGACAGACGGACTGGAGCTATTGAAGCGGATGATGGTACCATAGTTTCCTTCCTATCCATCGAGTGACGATCCATCGAATTGTCGAGGAAAGTAGAGCTGTCAGATGATGTTGACCGTTCATGATTGCTGTGAAAGAACCCGCTACTGCCACTGCCCTTTGCCTCTTcctttttatctttttccttttcgttCTCTTTATCTTCCTTGGATTTACCAAACTTGAACTTCGATATCTTCCAATAGTACATCGTCTTGAATTTATGGAGTATGAACTGGAAGTTGTCCTAAGGGTCTATGACAAATGGCCAATTCTACAGTTATTTTATATATCgttgttttttgatgacgcctcattcatcaaaatacGCGATTTTTTCGAACCCCCTTTAGCGAAGGCAGGATCTTTTACGGAAATATTTGACATAATCTAGCTGACATTAACATATTTACGATGCATATATAAGATATACGCACATATACATAAACATACACATTACTGCTTTCGTATAGGTATGTATTATGTTTTGACGGTTGGTTCAGTAGTACCCAGAATTTCTTGGAAGTTCAAAAACTTCGTCACAGCCTTTATGATCGGCATTAAGTACTCTTCAGCCGTCAAATGGTAGGTAGACTTATCATCTGAGTATTTTTCGATGTACAATCTTATAGTTGCACCCGAAGATCCTGTACCAGATAGTCTCAATACGAATCTTGCACCATTAGAAAATTTGACGTACAAACCTTGATTCGAAGAAACTGAACCATCGAGATCAGTATATTCGAAGTCACCGGCATCAACCACTACTAAAGAAGGATCAGTGGGGAATTTAGAATTTTTAACATTAGAAGTCGTGACGAACTTATTCAAATGTTTAACAATTTCATCAGCCTTCTCATTCGTAACGTGTTCAAAATCATAacgagtgaagaaaacACGACCATACTTTAACCAGAATTCATCTTGTATAGTCTTGATCGACGCTTCATTTTCAGGATGATGCTTGTTATAAATTGCCAAAATATTTAGCCAAGCAACAATGGCCCAAACACCGTCTTTCTCTCTAACATGGTTAGAACCAGTACCAAAGGATTCTTCCCCGCAGATAGATAACTTCTTGGCGTCGAATAAAGCacagaaaaatttccatCCAGTTGGGACTTCGTAACAGTTCA carries:
- a CDS encoding serine/threonine-protein kinase (similar to Saccharomyces cerevisiae YPK1 (YKL126W) and YPK2 (YMR104C); ancestral locus Anc_2.446) produces the protein MYYWKISKFKFGKSKEDKENEKEKDKKEEAKGSGSSGFFHSNHERSTSSDSSTFLDNSMDRHSMDRKETMVPSSASIAPVRLSHDASSTASAVREDVASGVSDGPSSDTSRVNHDIPTSSTKHDESVISSSSFHPHNTNTSAGIMTIKVYNGDNFGLPFPITSNEPILSKLLSSGADAQRTNSLEIDSLTSQLSRIQLQKQGPADDILLPGDQSTKFIPSTIMLPGSTALNPLLYFTIEFDNTVATIEPERGTMAQPVFNKISTFDVTRKMPYLKIDVFARIPSILLPSKTWQQEMCAADEKMNAMLQKINSNQDIHLDSFHLPVNLQFDSAATIRLFNHHWVELENGYGRINISVDYKPSKNKPLSIDDFDLLKVIGKGSFGKVMQVRKKDTQKIYALKAIRKTYIVSKSEVTHTLAERTVLARVECPFIVPLKFSFQSPEKLYLVLAFINGGELFYHLQKEGRFDLSRARFYTAELLCALETLHDLDVIYRDLKPENILLDYQGHIALCDFGLCKLNMKDKDKTDTFCGTPEYLAPELLLGQGYSKVVDWWTLGVLLYEMLTGLPPYYDEDVPKMYKKILQEPLRFPDGFDRDAKDLLIGLLSRDPKRRLGYAGAEEIKHHPFFSQMSWKRLLMKGYIPPYKPPVTSAMDTSNFDQEFTKEKPIDSVVDEFLSESVQKQFGGWTYVGSEQLGSSMPQGRSIR